In Arthrobacter sp. QXT-31, one genomic interval encodes:
- a CDS encoding prepilin peptidase encodes MIQRLGELWEAAPAAFWLVLAACAYFAVMAVRLTVIDVRHHLLPNRIVFPSYAVAGALLLGAVLTLAVGDPSGVPDGGARLFGVPALRILAGGAVLWLFYFLLRLVYPPGMGFGDVKLAGVLGLYLGYLGWPHVFAGTFAAFLLGGLWSIGVLALRRGTLKSAIPFGPFMLAGAAVAMVLLPA; translated from the coding sequence GTGATCCAACGACTGGGGGAACTCTGGGAAGCCGCACCCGCCGCATTCTGGCTGGTGCTCGCCGCGTGCGCCTACTTTGCCGTAATGGCGGTGCGGCTCACGGTGATCGACGTCCGGCACCACCTGCTGCCGAACCGGATCGTCTTCCCCTCCTATGCCGTGGCCGGCGCGCTGCTGCTGGGCGCGGTGCTGACCCTCGCCGTCGGTGATCCGTCCGGAGTGCCCGACGGCGGGGCCCGCCTTTTCGGCGTCCCGGCGCTGCGGATCCTGGCCGGGGGAGCGGTGCTGTGGCTGTTCTACTTCCTGCTGCGGCTGGTGTACCCGCCCGGCATGGGGTTCGGTGATGTGAAACTCGCCGGTGTCCTCGGGCTGTACCTGGGTTACCTGGGCTGGCCGCATGTGTTTGCGGGGACGTTCGCCGCGTTCCTGCTCGGCGGCCTCTGGAGCATCGGCGTGCTGGCGCTGCGGCGCGGGACGCTCAAGTCGGCCATTCCGTTCGGGCCGTTCATGCTGGCCGGCGCGGCCGTGGCGATGGTGCTGCTGCCCGCCTGA
- a CDS encoding GNAT family N-acetyltransferase, whose translation MTELTSVWPPFALTLSTPRLTLRPLRDDDIPKAVEAAASGIHDQGRNPFSTPWTAVPAEELGPTMARWYWQCRAASTPESWTLALGIWHDGTFLGCQDMAARDFSILRTVTTGSWLRRSAQGRGFGKEMRAAVALYAFDWLGAEVCESDAAHWNAASLGVSRALGYELNGVTRMSWAGKPETVQRVRLTPETFNRPDWQLRVEGHEPTAKFLLGVN comes from the coding sequence ATGACCGAGCTGACCTCCGTGTGGCCTCCGTTCGCCCTCACCCTGAGCACGCCCAGGCTCACACTGCGGCCCCTGCGCGACGACGACATCCCCAAGGCCGTTGAAGCGGCGGCCAGCGGCATCCACGACCAGGGCCGGAACCCGTTCAGCACGCCCTGGACCGCGGTGCCCGCCGAGGAGCTCGGCCCCACCATGGCCCGCTGGTACTGGCAGTGCCGCGCCGCCTCCACGCCGGAGTCCTGGACTCTGGCACTGGGCATCTGGCACGACGGCACCTTCCTCGGCTGCCAGGACATGGCAGCGCGGGACTTTTCCATCCTCCGCACCGTCACCACCGGATCATGGCTGCGGAGAAGCGCCCAGGGGCGCGGCTTCGGCAAGGAGATGCGGGCCGCCGTCGCGCTTTACGCCTTCGACTGGCTCGGCGCTGAGGTGTGCGAATCCGACGCGGCACACTGGAACGCCGCATCGCTGGGCGTCTCCCGCGCTCTCGGCTACGAACTGAACGGTGTCACCCGCATGTCCTGGGCCGGCAAGCCGGAAACGGTCCAGCGGGTGCGCCTCACGCCGGAAACCTTCAACCGCCCCGACTGGCAGTTGCGGGTGGAAGGTCACGAACCGACGGCGAAGTTCCTCCTGGGAGTCAACTAG
- a CDS encoding PhoH family protein: MAISEQLPDVITDTGEKATSRAKRANSKTGADMKDAAAGLAVSGPRTESQPAVSTFVIDTSVLLSDPRALLRFAEHEVVVPIVVITELEGKRHDPELGYFARKALRLLDDLRIQHGGLNRPIPLGDAGGTLMIEMNHISAEVLPAGFRAGDNDSRILAVAKNLSNEGRNVTVVSKDLPMRVKASAMGLLADEYRNELVKDSGWTGVAEIDASDEEISTLYGHEPVFIPAAAEMPVNTGLVVLSSRGSALGRVGADKQVRLVRGDRDIFGLHGRSAEQRLAIDLLMDPAVGIVSMGGRAGTGKSALALCAGLEAVLERREHRKVIVFRPLFAVGGQELGYLPGSEAEKMNPWAQAVFDTLGALVSQEVVEEVMDRGMLEVMPLTHIRGRSLHDAFVIVDEAQSLEKNVLLTVMSRIGQNSKIVLTHDVAQRDNLRVGRHDGIAAVVETLKGHPLFGHITLTRSERSPIAALVTDLLEGA; this comes from the coding sequence GTGGCTATTTCTGAACAACTGCCCGACGTCATCACGGACACGGGTGAGAAGGCTACCTCTCGCGCCAAGCGAGCCAATTCAAAGACCGGTGCGGACATGAAAGACGCCGCAGCCGGTCTTGCTGTTTCCGGCCCACGGACTGAATCCCAGCCAGCAGTCTCCACTTTCGTCATCGATACCTCCGTGCTGCTCTCCGACCCCCGCGCCCTGCTGCGGTTTGCGGAGCATGAGGTCGTTGTGCCGATCGTGGTGATCACCGAACTTGAAGGGAAGCGGCACGACCCCGAACTCGGCTACTTTGCACGGAAGGCGCTCCGGCTCCTTGATGATCTCCGCATCCAGCACGGCGGGCTGAACCGGCCCATCCCCCTGGGTGACGCGGGCGGTACGCTCATGATCGAGATGAACCACATCTCGGCCGAAGTCCTTCCGGCCGGATTCCGCGCAGGGGACAACGACAGCCGCATCCTCGCCGTCGCCAAGAACCTCTCCAACGAGGGGCGCAACGTCACCGTGGTGTCCAAGGACCTCCCCATGCGGGTGAAGGCCTCGGCCATGGGCCTGCTGGCCGACGAATACCGCAACGAGCTCGTCAAGGACTCCGGGTGGACCGGGGTGGCGGAGATCGATGCGAGCGACGAGGAAATCTCCACGCTCTACGGCCACGAGCCCGTCTTCATCCCGGCGGCCGCCGAGATGCCCGTCAACACCGGCCTCGTGGTGCTCTCCAGCCGCGGGTCCGCCCTGGGCCGGGTCGGCGCCGACAAACAGGTCCGCCTGGTCAGGGGCGACCGCGACATCTTCGGACTCCACGGACGCTCCGCGGAGCAGCGGCTCGCCATCGACCTGCTGATGGATCCGGCCGTGGGCATCGTGTCCATGGGCGGACGCGCAGGCACCGGCAAGTCAGCCCTCGCCCTGTGTGCCGGCCTGGAAGCGGTGCTGGAGCGCCGCGAGCACCGCAAGGTGATCGTCTTCCGTCCGCTGTTCGCCGTGGGCGGCCAGGAGCTCGGCTACCTGCCGGGCTCGGAGGCGGAAAAGATGAACCCCTGGGCGCAGGCGGTCTTCGACACCCTGGGCGCGCTCGTGAGCCAGGAAGTCGTGGAGGAGGTCATGGACCGCGGCATGCTGGAGGTCATGCCGCTGACCCACATCCGCGGCCGTTCCCTGCACGACGCCTTCGTGATCGTGGATGAGGCCCAGTCGCTGGAGAAGAACGTCCTGCTGACCGTCATGAGCCGGATCGGGCAGAACTCGAAGATCGTCCTCACCCACGACGTCGCACAGCGCGACAACCTCCGGGTCGGACGGCACGACGGCATCGCAGCCGTCGTCGAAACGCTCAAGGGCCACCCGCTCTTCGGCCACATCACCCTCACCCGCTCCGAACGCTCGCCCATCGCGGCGCTCGTCACGGACCTGCTCGAAGGGGCGTAG
- a CDS encoding isoprenyl transferase, whose protein sequence is MEWPGFLYGFYERKLLRSLEPERIPRHIGVMVDGNRRWARQFNAPTSQGHQAGADKIHEFLGWCQELGVRVVTLYMLSTDNMSRSGEELDLLMGIIANTLDRLDEDEDISVHAMGAPELLPDYLADRLTKLTARTPVREKLHVNVAVGYGGRREIVDAVRELLHDAVAHKADITELADSLSVEDISRFLYTRGQPDPDLVIRTSGEQRLSGFLMWQSAYSEFYFCEALWPAFRKVDFLRALRDYAGRQRRFGS, encoded by the coding sequence ATGGAATGGCCCGGGTTCCTCTATGGCTTCTACGAGCGCAAGCTGCTGCGGTCCCTGGAGCCGGAACGGATCCCCCGCCACATTGGCGTCATGGTGGACGGCAACCGGCGCTGGGCGCGGCAGTTCAATGCCCCGACCAGCCAGGGCCACCAGGCCGGCGCCGACAAGATCCACGAGTTCCTCGGCTGGTGCCAGGAGCTTGGCGTCCGGGTGGTCACCCTGTACATGCTTTCCACGGACAACATGAGCCGTTCCGGCGAGGAGCTCGATCTCCTCATGGGCATCATCGCCAACACGCTGGACCGGCTGGACGAGGATGAGGACATCTCGGTGCACGCCATGGGCGCCCCGGAGCTGCTCCCGGACTACCTGGCGGACCGCCTGACCAAGCTCACTGCCCGGACGCCGGTGCGCGAGAAACTGCACGTGAACGTGGCCGTCGGCTATGGCGGCCGACGCGAAATCGTGGACGCGGTACGCGAGCTGCTGCACGACGCCGTGGCGCACAAGGCCGACATCACCGAGCTCGCGGATTCCCTGAGCGTGGAGGACATCTCACGCTTCCTCTACACCCGCGGGCAGCCCGATCCGGACCTGGTCATCCGGACGTCCGGGGAGCAGCGGCTCTCGGGTTTCCTCATGTGGCAAAGCGCCTACAGCGAGTTCTACTTCTGCGAGGCACTCTGGCCGGCCTTCCGGAAGGTCGATTTCCTGCGCGCCCTCCGTGACTACGCGGGCCGGCAGCGGCGCTTCGGTTCATAG
- the trhA gene encoding PAQR family membrane homeostasis protein TrhA: MESNAPDGRPGAPGGPDPEPAKRNPGRQPAPATEPSAVDDAAERIAELLTIKPKWRGWIHTVTAPLALAAGIVLVALAPTADRKITSAIYALTGVLLFGVSAVYHRGNWSPGVKRVLKRLDHTNIMLVIAGSYTPLAWSLLDRPAAEVLLWLIWPAAVLGVLFRLLWTDAPRWLYVPIYIGLGCGSLFYLPAFFAASVPAALLICIGGALYIAGAVFYALKKPNFSYRHFGFHELFHAFTVLAFGAHFAAILMAVLS, encoded by the coding sequence ATGGAGAGCAATGCCCCGGATGGCAGGCCGGGCGCGCCGGGCGGGCCGGACCCGGAACCTGCGAAACGGAACCCAGGCCGGCAGCCGGCCCCGGCAACAGAGCCAAGCGCCGTGGACGACGCCGCGGAACGCATCGCAGAACTGCTGACCATCAAGCCAAAGTGGCGGGGATGGATCCACACCGTCACCGCCCCGTTAGCCCTGGCTGCGGGGATTGTCCTGGTTGCGCTGGCTCCCACGGCGGACCGCAAGATCACGTCCGCCATCTATGCCCTGACCGGGGTCCTGCTGTTCGGAGTCAGCGCGGTCTACCACCGCGGCAACTGGTCCCCCGGGGTCAAGCGCGTCCTCAAACGGCTCGACCACACCAACATCATGCTGGTGATTGCCGGCAGCTACACGCCGCTCGCGTGGAGCCTGCTGGACAGGCCGGCGGCGGAGGTCCTGCTCTGGCTGATCTGGCCCGCCGCGGTCCTCGGGGTGCTGTTCCGGCTGCTGTGGACCGACGCCCCGCGGTGGCTGTATGTGCCCATCTACATCGGCCTCGGCTGCGGGTCCCTGTTCTACCTGCCCGCGTTTTTCGCCGCGAGCGTCCCGGCGGCACTGCTCATCTGCATCGGCGGCGCACTGTACATCGCCGGGGCCGTGTTCTACGCGCTCAAGAAGCCCAACTTCAGCTACCGGCACTTTGGCTTCCACGAACTGTTCCACGCGTTCACGGTGCTGGCCTTCGGCGCGCACTTCGCGGCCATCCTCATGGCCGTGCTGAGCTGA
- a CDS encoding thioredoxin domain-containing protein, whose amino-acid sequence MQAAPTPDPRSGPPAPGQPRPGDPRPGERNALDAEPSAYLRQHAGNPVHWQPFGDAAFAAAASRDVPVFLSIGYAACHWCHVMARESFEDQSTADYLNRHFVPVKVDREERPDVDSVYMAATQAISGEGGWPMSVFLTPAGLAFHAGTYYPPRPMPGRPSFRQVLEAVSEAWVERRGAVEENARSLAQNMGQVQLAAAVDVSRPPELLDAGLLPAAVRSLAGSEDPDDGGFGTAPKFPPSAVLEFLIRHAAVPSDTAGEAREMAGRTLAAMARSALFDQLDGGFARYSVTRDWSVPHFEKMLYDNAQLLRTYVHWIRLGGTAGFPAAEAADVAARTAEWMLAALGLPEGGLASSLDADSVVDGEHHEGGSYLWTPADLEQVLGAEDATAAAWMMNIGPRGTVSELGSPLHPGRALDSDEVRLWQEVRGRLREARARRPQPERDEKVVAGWNGLAVAALAEAGAVLDRPDLVDAAGRIAGYLERVHWRPEPGGPQAAGQLVRVSHGGAARGIGGLLEDYAFCADGFLALYAATGAGRWYALAEALIQAACTRFVDGGRLADSAGESEQVVSAQGGTPGLDPFDNATPSGAAAFAGVLLSYAALSGSAEHRTISANILALVPPLATRAPRVAGWLLATAQAALAGPVEAAVVGPPGPERDALHRALLLSPSPGLVVAAGDADDGGTPAEVPLLRHRTAGPGGEPLVYVCRGMVCDRPVATAEEALERVSSARP is encoded by the coding sequence ATGCAGGCCGCACCGACACCTGATCCCCGATCAGGGCCGCCCGCACCAGGGCAACCCCGGCCAGGGGATCCCCGGCCGGGGGAACGCAACGCCCTCGATGCTGAACCCTCGGCCTACCTGCGCCAGCACGCCGGCAACCCGGTGCACTGGCAGCCGTTCGGGGACGCCGCCTTTGCGGCTGCCGCGTCCCGGGACGTTCCGGTGTTCCTCTCCATCGGCTACGCCGCCTGCCACTGGTGCCACGTCATGGCCCGCGAATCCTTCGAGGACCAGTCCACCGCCGATTACCTGAACCGCCATTTCGTGCCGGTCAAGGTGGACCGCGAGGAACGTCCGGACGTGGACTCGGTGTACATGGCCGCTACCCAGGCCATCAGCGGCGAGGGCGGCTGGCCCATGTCCGTCTTCCTGACCCCCGCGGGCCTGGCCTTCCACGCGGGCACCTACTACCCGCCCCGTCCCATGCCCGGGCGCCCCTCCTTCCGCCAGGTTCTTGAGGCTGTGTCCGAGGCCTGGGTAGAACGCCGCGGCGCCGTCGAGGAAAACGCCCGCTCGCTCGCGCAGAACATGGGCCAGGTGCAGCTCGCCGCCGCCGTGGACGTGTCCCGGCCCCCGGAACTGCTCGACGCCGGCCTGCTGCCGGCCGCCGTCCGTTCCCTGGCCGGGTCCGAAGACCCCGACGACGGCGGGTTCGGCACCGCCCCCAAATTCCCGCCGTCGGCCGTTCTGGAGTTCCTGATCCGGCACGCGGCGGTCCCCTCGGACACGGCCGGTGAAGCCCGGGAGATGGCCGGGCGCACCCTCGCGGCCATGGCCCGCTCGGCTCTCTTTGACCAGCTCGACGGCGGTTTCGCCCGCTACTCGGTGACGCGGGACTGGTCCGTTCCGCACTTCGAAAAGATGCTCTACGACAACGCCCAGCTGCTGCGGACTTACGTCCACTGGATCAGGCTGGGCGGCACTGCAGGGTTCCCGGCCGCCGAGGCTGCGGATGTCGCGGCGCGGACCGCCGAATGGATGCTCGCCGCGCTGGGGCTTCCGGAGGGCGGGCTGGCGTCCTCGCTGGATGCGGACTCCGTGGTGGACGGGGAGCACCACGAAGGGGGCAGCTACCTCTGGACTCCCGCGGATCTCGAACAGGTGCTTGGCGCGGAGGACGCCACCGCTGCCGCCTGGATGATGAACATCGGCCCCCGCGGCACCGTCTCGGAGCTCGGCTCGCCGCTGCACCCGGGCCGGGCACTGGACTCAGACGAGGTGCGGCTCTGGCAGGAGGTGCGGGGCCGCCTCCGGGAAGCCAGGGCACGGCGGCCGCAGCCCGAGCGGGACGAGAAAGTGGTGGCCGGCTGGAACGGGCTCGCCGTGGCGGCGCTCGCGGAGGCCGGCGCCGTCCTGGACCGGCCGGACCTGGTGGACGCTGCCGGCCGGATCGCCGGCTACCTGGAACGGGTCCACTGGCGGCCGGAACCTGGCGGGCCGCAGGCGGCCGGGCAACTGGTCCGGGTGTCGCACGGCGGCGCAGCCCGGGGCATCGGCGGCCTGCTCGAGGACTATGCCTTCTGCGCGGACGGCTTCCTGGCCCTGTATGCGGCCACAGGCGCCGGCCGCTGGTACGCGCTCGCCGAGGCGCTGATCCAGGCCGCCTGCACCCGGTTCGTCGACGGCGGCAGGCTCGCCGACTCGGCGGGGGAATCGGAGCAGGTGGTCAGCGCCCAGGGCGGAACGCCGGGCCTGGATCCCTTCGACAACGCGACGCCCAGCGGCGCGGCCGCCTTCGCCGGCGTCCTGCTGAGCTACGCCGCCCTGTCCGGTTCCGCCGAACACCGGACCATCTCCGCGAACATCCTGGCACTGGTGCCCCCGCTGGCAACACGGGCACCGCGGGTGGCGGGATGGCTCCTGGCCACAGCGCAGGCCGCGCTTGCCGGGCCGGTGGAGGCCGCCGTCGTCGGGCCTCCCGGTCCGGAGCGGGACGCCCTCCACCGCGCGCTGCTGCTGTCCCCGAGCCCGGGGCTGGTGGTGGCGGCAGGGGACGCGGACGACGGCGGGACGCCGGCAGAAGTGCCGCTGCTGCGGCACAGGACGGCCGGACCCGGCGGAGAGCCGCTGGTGTATGTGTGCCGCGGCATGGTCTGTGACCGGCCGGTGGCAACCGCTGAGGAGGCGCTCGAGCGGGTCAGCTCAGCACGGCCATGA
- the mca gene encoding mycothiol conjugate amidase Mca, which translates to MTASTSQTSKLRLLAVHAHPDDESSKGAATMAMYAAAGVDVMVATCTDGSRGDIQNPAMEAAPHPKRDMAGARRLEMNEAARILGIRQRWLGFVDSGLPEGDPLPPLPAGCFALQPLERAAAPLVRLVRDFKPHVMVSYDENGGYPHPDHIMAHRVAVEAFEAAGDPARYPGTGEAWEPSKLYYDRAFSPERFRALHFALEEAGLQSPYAQRLAAWLEADAEGHTPPPPTHETTTQVDCGDFFETRDNALRAHRTQVDPLGFFFAVSAEMQARVWPWEDYTLIQSKVAPELPEKDLFAGLR; encoded by the coding sequence ATGACAGCGTCCACCAGCCAGACGTCCAAGCTTCGCCTGCTGGCAGTCCACGCCCACCCGGATGACGAATCCAGCAAGGGCGCAGCCACCATGGCGATGTACGCCGCGGCCGGCGTGGATGTGATGGTCGCAACCTGCACGGACGGCTCCCGCGGCGACATCCAGAACCCCGCCATGGAGGCCGCGCCCCATCCGAAGCGGGACATGGCCGGTGCCCGGCGCCTGGAAATGAACGAGGCCGCCCGGATCCTCGGCATCCGGCAGCGCTGGCTGGGCTTCGTGGACTCGGGGCTGCCCGAAGGGGACCCGCTCCCGCCGCTGCCGGCTGGCTGCTTTGCCCTGCAGCCCCTGGAACGCGCTGCGGCGCCCCTCGTCAGGCTGGTCCGGGACTTCAAGCCGCACGTCATGGTCAGCTATGACGAGAACGGCGGCTACCCGCATCCGGACCACATCATGGCGCACCGGGTTGCGGTGGAAGCCTTCGAAGCCGCGGGCGACCCCGCCAGGTATCCGGGCACCGGGGAGGCGTGGGAGCCCAGCAAGCTCTACTACGACCGCGCGTTCAGCCCCGAACGCTTCCGTGCGCTGCACTTCGCGCTGGAGGAGGCCGGCCTCCAGTCGCCCTACGCGCAGCGCCTTGCCGCCTGGCTTGAGGCCGACGCCGAAGGCCACACGCCGCCTCCGCCCACGCATGAGACCACCACCCAGGTGGACTGCGGCGACTTCTTCGAGACCCGTGACAACGCGCTCCGCGCCCACCGGACCCAGGTGGACCCGCTGGGCTTCTTCTTCGCCGTGTCGGCCGAAATGCAGGCGCGCGTCTGGCCCTGGGAGGACTACACGCTGATCCAGTCGAAGGTGGCCCCGGAGCTGCCGGAAAAGGACCTGTTCGCGGGGCTAAGATAG
- a CDS encoding DUF4307 domain-containing protein, with product MTTEDKSATAQPADISLANRYGPPKRRMSGKAKRWAGIAALAAGMGFLAWVSTSNATASVTFKDIGYRTTDATQAEVDFQVTREPGTAVKCAVKALDSKFAVVGWKVVDIPPVPQEAQGQSADGGRTLAQRVVLRTESQAVSGVVDSCWIPKPAAS from the coding sequence GTGACTACCGAGGACAAGTCGGCCACCGCCCAGCCTGCAGACATTAGCCTAGCCAATCGCTATGGCCCCCCAAAGCGCAGGATGTCCGGGAAGGCCAAGCGCTGGGCGGGAATCGCTGCGCTTGCGGCCGGGATGGGCTTTCTGGCCTGGGTGTCCACGTCCAATGCCACGGCGTCGGTGACGTTCAAGGACATCGGCTACCGGACCACGGATGCCACCCAGGCCGAAGTGGACTTCCAGGTGACGAGGGAACCCGGCACGGCAGTCAAGTGCGCCGTCAAGGCGCTCGATTCCAAGTTCGCGGTGGTCGGCTGGAAGGTGGTCGACATCCCGCCCGTCCCGCAGGAGGCGCAGGGCCAAAGCGCCGACGGCGGACGCACCCTCGCCCAGCGGGTTGTCCTGCGCACCGAATCGCAGGCCGTCTCGGGCGTCGTGGACAGCTGCTGGATCCCGAAGCCCGCGGCCTCCTAG
- the greA gene encoding transcription elongation factor GreA, giving the protein MSTTNSAPAAWLTQEAFDRLKAELDHLSGAGRAEIVQKIDAARQEGDLKENGGYHAAKEEQGKIEARIRQLTVLLRDAHVGEAPADDGIVEPGMIVVARIAGDEETFLLGSREIAGDSDLDVFSEKSPLGSAIMGHKEGDKLSYTAPNGKDISVEIISAKPYSG; this is encoded by the coding sequence GTGTCTACCACTAACAGTGCGCCTGCAGCTTGGCTTACCCAGGAAGCTTTTGACCGCCTGAAGGCAGAGCTGGACCATCTTTCCGGCGCCGGCCGGGCGGAAATCGTCCAGAAAATCGATGCCGCGCGTCAGGAGGGCGACCTCAAGGAGAACGGCGGTTACCACGCTGCGAAGGAAGAGCAGGGCAAGATCGAGGCCCGCATCCGCCAGCTGACCGTCCTGCTCCGCGATGCCCACGTCGGCGAGGCACCGGCCGACGACGGAATCGTTGAGCCCGGCATGATCGTCGTCGCCCGCATCGCCGGTGACGAGGAGACCTTCCTGCTCGGCTCCCGCGAAATCGCCGGCGACTCCGACCTCGACGTCTTCAGCGAGAAGTCCCCGCTCGGTTCCGCCATCATGGGCCACAAGGAGGGCGACAAGCTCAGCTACACCGCCCCCAACGGCAAGGACATCTCGGTAGAGATCATTTCCGCCAAGCCCTACTCCGGCTAA
- a CDS encoding rhomboid family intramembrane serine protease, whose amino-acid sequence MLDSSGEAPAGRATAAARARGGLLVVGSFVALLFAIELLNTVLLHSLNGVFGLRPRSADGVLDVFTFPLLHANLNHVLSNALPLIIFGFLVFLSGLRVFLTAVACSWLGSGLAVWLFGAGGVTVGSSGLVFGLFAFLLVRGFINRSWWQILLSVVLFLAYGGILFGIIPNLAGYVSWQAHLGGAAGGVLAAVVLRARVSRR is encoded by the coding sequence ATGCTGGACAGTTCCGGAGAGGCGCCGGCCGGCAGGGCAACGGCTGCCGCCCGTGCCAGGGGCGGACTGCTGGTGGTGGGTTCCTTCGTGGCGCTCCTGTTCGCCATCGAACTGCTCAACACGGTGCTGCTGCACTCCCTGAACGGCGTCTTCGGGCTCAGGCCCAGAAGCGCCGACGGCGTCCTGGACGTGTTCACCTTCCCGCTGCTGCACGCCAACCTCAACCACGTGCTGTCCAATGCCCTGCCGCTGATCATCTTCGGGTTCCTGGTGTTCCTGTCCGGGCTCCGGGTCTTCCTCACGGCCGTCGCCTGCAGCTGGCTGGGCTCCGGCCTGGCCGTCTGGCTGTTTGGCGCCGGCGGGGTCACCGTGGGCTCGTCCGGCCTGGTCTTCGGCCTGTTCGCGTTCCTCCTGGTGCGCGGCTTCATCAACCGCAGCTGGTGGCAGATCCTCCTCTCGGTGGTGCTGTTCCTCGCCTACGGCGGCATCCTTTTCGGGATCATTCCGAACCTGGCGGGATACGTCTCCTGGCAGGCACACCTCGGCGGCGCCGCAGGCGGCGTCCTGGCCGCCGTGGTGCTGCGGGCCCGGGTCTCCCGCCGCTGA
- the ilvA gene encoding threonine ammonia-lyase, whose translation MNTPESLPVTLDDVLEAQKLLDGIIARTPVESSRALGGMVGGDVYFKCENLQRAGSFKVRGAYVRMARLSEAEKKRGVVAASAGNHAQGVAVAAKSLGIKARIYMPLGVALPKLAATRSHGAEVVLHGHNVDEALAEAQRYADDTGAVFVHPFDNVDVVAGQGTLGLEILEQVPNVDTILMGVGGGGLLAGVAVAVKARARELGRDIRIIGVQAENAAAYPPSLAADALVPLKKVSTMADGIAVGRPGQLPFSIIRELVDDVVTVSEDSLARALIFLLERAKMVVEPAGAVGVAALMDGKIENPGTTAVVLSGGNIDPMLMLKVIQRGLSAAGRYMTVRMMLDDRPGSLATIARIIAENDANVTGLDHTRVGGSISMGDVSITVNLETKGHEHGEQVLGALRAEGFQPIVVH comes from the coding sequence GTGAACACCCCCGAAAGCCTTCCCGTCACGCTGGACGATGTCCTTGAGGCGCAGAAGCTGCTGGACGGGATTATTGCGCGGACACCGGTGGAGTCCTCCCGGGCCCTGGGCGGCATGGTGGGCGGCGACGTCTATTTCAAGTGTGAGAACCTGCAGCGCGCCGGCTCCTTCAAGGTGCGCGGCGCCTACGTGCGGATGGCGCGCCTCTCCGAAGCCGAGAAGAAGCGCGGAGTGGTGGCTGCTTCCGCTGGCAACCATGCGCAGGGCGTGGCGGTCGCCGCCAAGAGCCTGGGCATCAAGGCCCGGATCTACATGCCGCTCGGCGTGGCCCTGCCCAAGCTTGCCGCCACGCGCAGCCACGGCGCCGAGGTGGTCCTGCACGGGCACAACGTGGATGAAGCCCTGGCCGAGGCCCAGCGCTACGCCGACGACACGGGAGCGGTCTTCGTCCACCCCTTCGACAACGTGGACGTCGTGGCAGGCCAGGGCACGCTGGGCCTGGAGATCCTCGAGCAGGTGCCCAATGTTGACACCATCCTCATGGGGGTCGGCGGCGGGGGCTTGCTGGCCGGCGTCGCGGTTGCCGTGAAGGCCCGCGCCAGGGAGCTCGGCCGCGACATCCGCATCATCGGCGTCCAGGCAGAGAATGCGGCCGCCTACCCGCCGTCGCTGGCAGCGGATGCCCTGGTGCCGCTCAAGAAGGTTTCCACCATGGCCGACGGCATCGCCGTCGGCCGGCCTGGCCAGCTTCCGTTCAGCATCATCCGTGAACTGGTGGATGACGTGGTCACGGTCAGCGAGGACTCGCTGGCCCGCGCCCTGATCTTCCTGCTGGAACGGGCCAAGATGGTGGTGGAGCCCGCCGGTGCCGTGGGCGTGGCGGCCCTCATGGACGGCAAGATCGAAAACCCGGGAACCACCGCCGTCGTGCTCTCCGGCGGGAACATCGACCCCATGCTGATGCTCAAGGTGATCCAGCGCGGCCTGTCCGCCGCCGGCCGCTACATGACCGTGCGCATGATGCTCGATGACCGGCCGGGTTCGCTGGCCACCATCGCGCGGATCATCGCCGAGAACGATGCCAACGTCACCGGCCTCGACCACACCCGGGTAGGCGGCTCCATCAGCATGGGCGACGTGTCCATCACCGTGAACCTGGAAACCAAGGGCCACGAACACGGCGAACAGGTCCTCGGTGCCCTGCGCGCCGAGGGATTCCAGCCGATCGTGGTGCACTAG